From the genome of Corallococcus macrosporus DSM 14697:
GCGACTCGCGCTCGGGGACCCGGATGAACCGCTCCATGACGAGCCGGCGGTCATCCTCGGAGGCCACGTCCGCGGGCACCTCCGCGCGCGACGGCGTGCGAGGCAGCGCGTCCTGGCTGCCCAGCCAGTTCGTCACGTCCGCCAGGAAGTCCGCGTCCGAGTACTCACGCCCGCCCCGGCTCTTCTGCCGCCGCCAGAGGACCCACTCGTCCAGGTCCGTGTAGCGCGCGCCCGCGAAGAGGAAGCGCCGCGCCCCCTTGGCGCGCAGCAGCTCGTAGGCCGCGTCGAAGGCTTCCAGGTCCCCATGGCTGTCGGAGAAGACACCGATCACGCCTCAAGCGTATAGCAGGTAGGGCGCCCTGTGCCGCGCGAACGTCTCCGTCTGGGCGGAGAACCCCTCCAGCAACCGCTCCAGCGGCCACCCCGCCTCGATACCGCGGCGCACCTGGTCCGTCCCGCAGAGCAGGTCGAAGGCGGGCACGTCCTCCACGAACTCATACGCGTCCGCGCGCCAGGCGAAGTCGCCCGGATGGAGGTCACGCAGCGCCTGGAAGATGGCGATGCCGGTGCGCAGCGGCTGGAAGGCCTGCCGGTCCGTGACGTGGATGAAGGCGCCGTTGCACGACTGGCCCGTGTACTTGTCGAACGTCGGCGTGAAGCCCACGGCCCGGAAGGCGACGCCGGGCAGGTCCTCCTTCGCCAGCCGCGCCAGCAGCTTGTCGGTGTCCACCCACGGCGCGCCGAACTGCTCGAAGGGGCGGCACGTGCCGCGGCCCTCCGAGACATTCGTGCCCTCTCCCAGGCACATGCCCGGGTACACCAGCGCGGTGTCCGCGGTGGGCATGTTCGGCGACGGGGAGATGAACGGCAGCCCCGTCTCATCCCAGAACTGACCCCGGCGCCAGCCCTCGCACGCCACCACGGTGAGTTCGCAGCCGAAGCCCTCCTGGGTGTTGAAGAGGCGGGCCAGCTCCCCCGCCGTCATGCCATGCCGGTTGGGCAGCGCGTAGAGGCCCACGAAGGAGC
Proteins encoded in this window:
- a CDS encoding exo-beta-N-acetylmuramidase NamZ domain-containing protein, with the protein product MCRPSGLAEEGKAVTKVKTGLDVWVAQGFSALKGKRVGAIVNPTSVDARFRHLADLLAGAEGVTLAALFGPEHGIRGEAQYMVAVDEARDRRTGVPVYSLYGSTFESLSPRQESLQGLDALVFDIQDVGSRYYTYVYTMALAMKAAAKARVPFYVLDRPNPLNGVAMEGNLVGEGFRSFVGLYALPNRHGMTAGELARLFNTQEGFGCELTVVACEGWRRGQFWDETGLPFISPSPNMPTADTALVYPGMCLGEGTNVSEGRGTCRPFEQFGAPWVDTDKLLARLAKEDLPGVAFRAVGFTPTFDKYTGQSCNGAFIHVTDRQAFQPLRTGIAIFQALRDLHPGDFAWRADAYEFVEDVPAFDLLCGTDQVRRGIEAGWPLERLLEGFSAQTETFARHRAPYLLYA